Proteins encoded by one window of Lepeophtheirus salmonis chromosome 3, UVic_Lsal_1.4, whole genome shotgun sequence:
- the LOC139904841 gene encoding uncharacterized protein, with protein MLGTSVKKMLLGTFLLLIPCVWPTEVTSDLDQKEKSTSLRRVLVFDPNFQRGKTDNLVQKTRLEVQFNVKEYVPKIIKEFTFCFMFKLKSLATHYIFSSKDFSLKIEDSIKSYGYVYFDNKTSYQFRMGMNSIHPYMWTKFCLVKSTLGKNNTGTIVKFFKEGILINTVIDKKNGIVHDKYFLSQLFIGGSPPKDPYFPIKNYVLHGNLAIIWATSKALGNIELAPFFRKCKYYNQSNLFHLEEAVLQKENIYGWTSKKKVSEICHLGSKKQFMSKTKMNHHNAFSQCRLMGGYLCLPTSNFKIFMWTKYYRRSGFEKSWITKNKWKANEPNGKHYQKCISAKNSDLELYDEDCDTKLRWKCCIYNYNIFKLRGICVGSTIIDDRYYLLESNGRVLFHGLKNNLIVSYKNNWKLVSFVDGEMVTIAIYNGTRFAPIGTNIWYITGKCNGEYFKEKKIILKMTDCGTSEFSCKSGECMPFNTQCNGIVDCEDQSDEENCHHLRLNNYRMYSPPSAPSLKKERLPINIFLGNFLHSKYQDT; from the exons ATGCTAGGTACAAGTGTGAAGAAGATGTTGCTTGGgacatttcttcttcttattccTTGTGTATGGCCTACAGAAGTAACTTCAGATCTTGATCAAAag GAGAAGTCCACTTCCCTACGTCGTGTACTTGTGTTTGATCCAAACTTCCAAAGGGGAAAAACAGATAATCTTGTTCAGAAAACCAGACTAGAGGTTCAATTTAATGTGAAGGAATATGTTCCAAAAATCATCAAGGAGTTCACCTTTTGCTTCATGTTTAAACTAAAGTCTCTTGCAACACActatatattttcaagtaaggatttttccttaaaaatcgAGGATTCCATCAAAAGTTATGGTTATGTTTATTTCGATAACAAGACAAGCTACCAATTTCGGATGGGTATGAATTCAATTCACCCTTATATGTGGACAAAATTTTGTTTGGTCAAGTCTACCTTAGGAAAGA ATAATACGGGAACAATAGTTAAATTCTTTAAAGAAGGCATTCTCATAAATACTGTCATAGATAAGAAAAATGGGATTGTTCATGATAAATACTTCCTCAGCCAATTATTCATTGGTGGTTCACCTCCAAAAGATCCTTACTTTCCCATCAAAAACTATGTTTTACACGGAAACTTGGCAATTATTTGGGCTACATCCAAGGCCTTAGGAAATATTGAACTAGCACCATTTTTTCGCAAATGTAAGTATTATAATCAGAGTAATTTATTCCATTTGGAAGAAGCGgtcttacaaaaagaaaatatctatgGCTGGACATCAAAG aagaaaGTTTCAGAGATTTGCCATCTCGGtagtaaaaaacaatttatgagcaaaacaaaaatgaatcatCATAATGCATTTTCTCAATGTCGTTTAATGGGAGGTTATCTCTGCCTTCCCacctcaaattttaaaatatttatgtggaCGAAATATTATAGACGTTCGGGGTTTGAAAAAAGTTGgattaccaaaaataaatggaaagcGAATGAACCTAATGGGAAACATTATCAAAAGTGTATTTCAGCAAAGAACAGTGATTTGGAACTGTATGATGAGGATTGTGATACGAAGCTGAGATGGAAgtgttgtatatataattacaatatattcaaACTTCGAGGCATTTGTGTGGGTTCCACGATCATTGATGACCGTTATTACTTATTGGAATCAAATGGAAGAGTATTATTTCAtggattaaaaaacaatttaatagtTTCTTATAAGAATAACTGGAAATTAGTTTCATTTGTTGATGGAGAAATGGTAACTATAGCCATTTATAATGGTACAAGGTTTGCACCCATCGGAACAAATATTTGGTATATCACTGGCAAATGTAATGGtgaatatttcaaggaaaagaaaatcattcttaaaatgaCGGAT tgtgGTACTTCAGAGTTTTCTTGCAAGAGTGGAGAATGTATGCCATTCAATACCCAATGTAATGGTATTGTAGATTGTGAAGATCAAAGTGATGAGGAAAACTGTCATCATTTAAGACTGAACAATTATAGAATGTATTCTCCACCATCAGCaccttctttaaaaaaggaaagactccccatcaatatatttttgggaaattttctCCATTCGAAATATCAAGACACTTGA